A portion of the Edaphobacter bradus genome contains these proteins:
- a CDS encoding TIGR00282 family metallophosphoesterase yields MNILFVGDIFGSAGRHIVREHLPHVLETNSVDLLVINGENAAGGFGITPSIAEEIFDLGAHVITTGNHIWDKREIFEYMTVPADSHERGRRILRPANYAVGTPGFGVYEGTLPNGQTYAVLNLQGRVFMSSCDDPFRKADELLSQIKAKVILLDIHAETTSEKVALGWFLDGRVTAVLGTHTHIPTADARVLPMGTAFQTDVGMSGPYDSVIGVETELVLNRFLTGMPGKFEPAKGNPKMCAALISCDGATGRAYSIQHIMLGE; encoded by the coding sequence GTGAACATTCTTTTCGTCGGCGATATCTTTGGCTCCGCCGGCCGCCACATCGTACGTGAACACCTGCCCCACGTCCTCGAAACCAACTCCGTCGATCTCCTTGTCATCAATGGCGAAAACGCCGCTGGAGGCTTTGGCATCACCCCCTCCATCGCTGAGGAGATCTTCGACCTCGGAGCCCACGTCATCACCACCGGCAACCACATCTGGGACAAGCGCGAGATCTTCGAGTACATGACCGTCCCCGCCGACTCCCATGAACGAGGACGCCGCATCCTGCGCCCGGCCAACTACGCCGTCGGAACCCCGGGCTTCGGCGTCTACGAGGGCACGCTCCCAAACGGCCAGACCTACGCCGTCCTGAACCTCCAGGGCCGCGTCTTCATGTCCTCCTGCGACGATCCATTCCGCAAGGCCGACGAGCTCCTCAGCCAGATCAAGGCCAAGGTCATTCTCCTTGACATCCACGCCGAGACCACCAGCGAGAAGGTCGCCCTCGGCTGGTTCCTCGACGGACGCGTCACCGCCGTCCTGGGAACCCACACCCACATCCCCACAGCCGACGCCCGCGTCCTGCCCATGGGAACCGCCTTCCAGACTGACGTAGGCATGTCCGGCCCCTACGACTCGGTCATCGGCGTCGAGACCGAGCTCGTCCTCAACCGCTTCCTCACCGGCATGCCCGGCAAGTTCGAGCCCGCCAAGGGCAACCCCAAGATGTGCGCCGCCCTCATCAGCTGTGACGGAGCTACCGGACGAGCGTACAGCATCCAGCACATCATGCTCGGCGAATGA
- a CDS encoding RrF2 family transcriptional regulator has product MAQSERFQLSVRVLAVLASEPENMHTSASIAETLKESAVMVRRAFLLLHKAGLIVQRKGPHGGAKLKVSPKQIGLGDVFAATAGDWLSVDEKAVTGLMKKVRADAVEAMNEHSLAQVVKKMKKAG; this is encoded by the coding sequence ATGGCACAGAGTGAGCGTTTTCAACTGAGCGTGCGGGTGCTGGCAGTGCTGGCCAGCGAGCCGGAGAATATGCACACATCGGCGTCGATTGCCGAGACGCTGAAGGAGAGCGCGGTGATGGTGCGGAGGGCGTTTCTGCTGCTGCACAAGGCGGGGCTGATTGTGCAGCGCAAGGGGCCGCACGGGGGGGCGAAGCTGAAGGTCTCGCCCAAGCAGATCGGCCTGGGGGATGTGTTTGCAGCGACGGCGGGGGACTGGCTTAGTGTGGACGAAAAGGCGGTGACGGGGCTGATGAAAAAGGTCAGGGCCGATGCGGTGGAGGCAATGAACGAGCACTCGCTGGCGCAGGTGGTGAAGAAGATGAAAAAAGCTGGTTAG